Proteins from one Gimesia maris genomic window:
- a CDS encoding MMPL family transporter, translated as MDNLSPDNQERSFLSETLAAMTQFVITHSKFSLAFALIVSIGCVLLTVFRLEFKTDRADLIDPTAAFHKKWINYTESFGSSSDLVCVVEADSPESIKYVLRTLGQRIEKHPELFENPLYQINPGDLPSKGLQYLTPRQLQAGLNRLDEYGPIYRNGRWDLTQVDLLYDRLRYQIQSRSASYRGAETDQSLVPLFQHAAILSSSMSRFLADQNDFRSPWPPIVPVNERMRERSREVIYLLNEKGTMGFLKVFPVHQEDGFDGATKAIEKMRGIIGEVVAENPEAKISLTGIPVLENDEMRKSKADMINASIISCFGVGLLLFIGFRGFRHPVLTLLMLAAGMAWAFGYTTLTIGHLNILSVSFAVILIGLGIDFGIHYLAKYIELRHRGEDLEPALLMTSRTVGTGIVTAAITTALAFYCAGLTPFLGIAELGFIGGGGILLCAVATFIVLPALLSRADKNVEVKQMPTPFQGKWLQKMIIRFPRSVAIVSLAIVAFCASQMIHKTDDGWSSKVVYDYNLLNLQASGLESVEIQKRIFNDAQNSLLFAVSVADSPEEARQLRKKFEALPTVHHVEELASRVPAHSSQETNLLVQSYRAQLTHLPREVPLVSRLNPSTIGRKLEQFYVLLSRYNHPTAQQTARMLDQFLNRFESMTLTQQSRFLDEFQYRTTASLLGQFAALRGASDSTPVRFSDLPRSLTSRFVSAEGKWLIQVYPRNHIWEIEPLEEFVKEVRSVDPDVTGTPLQNYEAAQQIKLSYKTASIYALAVICIVLLIDYLSRSHAAMALVPAAILTVCTWFILFNRGTPISVEAAIGMFLVMSFGVSFVLDRGSVCHALLTMLPPVVGGIVMFGILAMTSIDLNPANLIVLPLILGIGVDDGVHVMHDFRLKNGPYKTSPSTINAIVMTSLTSMIGFGSMMIATHRGLYSVGLVLVIGVACCLFISLVTLPALLTWISNRQESADSVSMDDNDETQRNRKKKRQNQERMEAAA; from the coding sequence GTGGATAATCTCTCCCCCGACAATCAGGAACGGTCTTTCCTCAGCGAGACTCTGGCTGCGATGACACAGTTTGTGATCACGCATTCCAAGTTCAGTCTGGCCTTTGCGCTGATTGTCTCGATTGGCTGTGTGCTGCTGACGGTCTTCCGACTCGAATTCAAAACCGATCGCGCCGACTTAATCGACCCGACCGCTGCCTTTCATAAGAAATGGATCAACTACACCGAGAGTTTCGGCAGTTCGTCTGATCTTGTGTGTGTGGTCGAAGCGGATTCGCCTGAATCGATTAAATATGTACTGCGAACACTGGGTCAGCGCATTGAAAAGCATCCGGAGTTGTTCGAAAACCCGCTGTACCAGATTAACCCGGGGGATTTACCCTCGAAAGGGCTGCAATACTTAACGCCGCGACAGTTGCAGGCAGGCCTGAATCGGCTAGATGAATATGGGCCGATCTACCGCAATGGACGCTGGGATCTGACTCAGGTCGACCTGCTTTATGATCGCCTGCGTTATCAGATTCAGTCACGTTCTGCCAGCTATCGTGGTGCTGAAACAGATCAATCCCTGGTACCTCTGTTTCAACATGCCGCCATTCTTTCCAGCAGTATGTCCCGTTTTCTGGCTGATCAGAACGATTTCCGATCACCCTGGCCGCCGATTGTCCCCGTGAACGAACGCATGCGCGAGCGCTCTCGTGAAGTGATCTACCTGCTCAATGAAAAAGGTACGATGGGCTTCCTGAAGGTGTTTCCCGTTCATCAGGAAGATGGTTTTGATGGTGCCACCAAAGCCATTGAAAAGATGCGTGGCATTATTGGGGAAGTGGTTGCTGAGAACCCGGAAGCCAAAATCAGCCTGACGGGCATCCCGGTTCTTGAAAATGATGAGATGCGTAAGTCGAAAGCGGATATGATTAACGCATCAATCATTTCCTGCTTTGGAGTGGGGCTGTTACTGTTCATCGGATTTCGCGGTTTTCGTCATCCTGTATTGACGTTACTGATGCTGGCGGCTGGAATGGCCTGGGCCTTCGGTTATACGACTCTCACAATCGGTCATCTGAATATTCTTTCTGTTTCGTTTGCCGTCATATTGATCGGACTGGGGATCGATTTTGGCATTCATTACCTGGCAAAATATATTGAGCTGCGGCATCGGGGAGAAGACCTTGAACCAGCGTTACTGATGACATCCCGGACGGTGGGTACTGGCATTGTGACTGCAGCAATAACGACCGCGCTGGCGTTTTACTGTGCCGGTTTGACACCATTTCTGGGGATCGCCGAGCTGGGCTTTATTGGCGGCGGTGGAATCCTGCTGTGTGCAGTGGCAACGTTCATTGTTCTGCCGGCACTTCTCTCGCGGGCGGATAAGAATGTGGAAGTCAAGCAGATGCCGACCCCCTTTCAGGGTAAATGGCTGCAGAAAATGATTATCCGCTTCCCGCGGTCCGTCGCGATAGTCTCTCTGGCGATCGTCGCTTTCTGTGCCAGCCAGATGATCCACAAGACAGATGACGGCTGGAGTTCCAAAGTCGTCTACGATTACAATCTGCTGAACCTGCAGGCTTCCGGACTGGAATCGGTAGAAATTCAGAAACGCATCTTTAACGATGCCCAGAACTCACTGTTATTCGCGGTCTCCGTAGCAGACAGCCCTGAAGAGGCGCGACAGCTGCGTAAAAAATTCGAAGCACTGCCGACGGTACATCACGTTGAAGAACTGGCCTCGCGTGTTCCCGCTCATTCATCACAGGAAACCAATCTGCTGGTTCAATCATATCGAGCGCAACTGACACATTTACCTCGTGAAGTTCCCCTGGTCTCCCGGCTGAATCCTTCGACGATTGGGCGTAAGCTGGAACAGTTTTATGTTCTATTGTCTCGCTATAACCACCCTACTGCACAGCAGACAGCCCGGATGCTGGACCAGTTTCTCAACCGGTTTGAATCGATGACATTGACGCAGCAGTCCCGATTCCTGGATGAATTCCAGTATCGAACGACGGCTTCACTCCTGGGACAGTTCGCGGCTTTGCGGGGAGCTTCAGATTCGACTCCCGTGCGATTTTCTGATCTTCCCCGTTCTTTGACCTCGCGCTTTGTCAGTGCAGAAGGCAAATGGTTGATTCAGGTCTATCCCCGCAATCACATCTGGGAAATCGAACCACTGGAAGAATTTGTGAAGGAGGTCCGTTCGGTCGATCCCGATGTGACAGGCACTCCTTTGCAGAATTATGAGGCAGCCCAGCAGATTAAACTGAGCTACAAAACTGCATCGATTTATGCTTTGGCGGTCATTTGCATTGTTTTATTGATCGATTATCTGAGCCGCAGCCATGCTGCGATGGCATTAGTCCCTGCAGCGATTCTCACAGTCTGTACCTGGTTTATTCTATTCAACCGGGGAACACCGATCAGCGTCGAAGCAGCGATCGGGATGTTTCTGGTCATGAGTTTTGGCGTGTCCTTTGTGTTAGATCGGGGTAGTGTCTGCCATGCCTTACTCACCATGCTGCCGCCGGTCGTCGGGGGAATCGTCATGTTTGGAATTCTGGCAATGACTTCGATCGATCTGAATCCCGCGAATCTGATTGTACTGCCTCTGATTTTGGGGATTGGTGTTGATGACGGTGTGCATGTGATGCATGACTTCCGTTTGAAAAATGGTCCGTATAAGACTTCACCCAGTACTATCAATGCGATTGTAATGACATCCCTGACCTCCATGATCGGCTTCGGCAGCATGATGATTGCCACGCATCGTGGGCTCTACAGTGTGGGTCTGGTTCTGGTAATTGGTGTTGCCTGTTGCCTGTTTATCTCACTGGTGACTTTACCGGCACTCTTGACCTGGATCTCCAATCGTCAGGAATCGGCTGATTCCGTCAGCATGGACGACAATGATGAAACCCAGCGGAATCGGAAGAAGAAGCGACAAAATCAGGAGCGGATGGAAGCCGCTGCCTGA
- the mnmA gene encoding tRNA 2-thiouridine(34) synthase MnmA: MSQRVVLAMSGGVDSSAAAHLLLEQGYEVIGLFMRSGATEETACAIEDKNSLPVLNLKAHKQGCCSASDAADARRVADMLDIPFHALNFKDAFGRIKDYFADEYLAGRTPNPCVMCNNWLKFGKLWEFAEQVGASYISTGHYAQLTSLPDETQPALIRGLDRSKDQSYVLFGINRGLLDKIIFPVGGFVKPEIREMAGEAGLRTANKPDSQEICFIPDNDYFGFLNRYRGPQETAGEMVDTSGNVVGQHTGYENYTIGQRKRLGVAFGTPRFVIKIEPETNRVVIGTRDELARNSLEANRSNWLIDDPGSEIRCQAQIRYQHKEADCLVEILDEDRFRVTFDDPEYGVAPGQAVVLYDEDRVLGGGWIM, translated from the coding sequence ATGTCTCAGCGTGTTGTCCTGGCAATGAGTGGTGGTGTGGACAGTTCCGCAGCCGCTCATTTATTACTGGAACAGGGTTATGAAGTCATCGGACTGTTCATGCGGTCCGGCGCGACTGAAGAAACGGCCTGCGCGATTGAAGACAAGAACAGTTTACCTGTCCTTAATCTCAAAGCACACAAGCAGGGCTGCTGCTCGGCCAGTGATGCGGCAGATGCCCGCCGCGTGGCTGATATGCTGGATATCCCCTTTCATGCCTTGAATTTCAAGGACGCTTTCGGACGGATCAAAGATTACTTTGCCGATGAATATCTGGCGGGCCGAACGCCCAACCCCTGTGTGATGTGCAACAACTGGCTCAAGTTCGGCAAGCTCTGGGAATTTGCAGAACAAGTGGGAGCCTCATATATTTCAACCGGCCACTATGCTCAACTGACATCCTTGCCGGATGAAACCCAGCCTGCTCTGATCCGGGGTCTCGACCGTTCGAAAGATCAGTCCTACGTGCTGTTCGGTATCAATCGCGGACTGCTCGACAAAATCATCTTCCCCGTAGGTGGATTCGTCAAGCCGGAGATTCGGGAGATGGCCGGTGAAGCCGGTCTGCGGACGGCCAATAAACCAGACAGCCAGGAAATCTGTTTCATACCGGATAATGACTATTTTGGATTTCTGAACCGCTATCGGGGCCCTCAGGAAACAGCGGGTGAAATGGTTGATACCAGTGGTAATGTCGTGGGACAACATACCGGCTATGAGAATTATACGATCGGTCAGCGTAAGCGTCTGGGAGTTGCCTTCGGCACGCCCCGCTTCGTGATCAAAATCGAGCCGGAAACGAATCGCGTGGTCATAGGAACCAGGGACGAACTGGCACGTAATTCCCTGGAAGCCAACCGCTCTAACTGGCTGATTGATGACCCCGGCTCAGAAATTCGCTGTCAGGCCCAGATTCGGTATCAGCATAAAGAAGCCGATTGCCTGGTCGAAATACTCGACGAAGATCGCTTCCGTGTCACCTTTGACGATCCGGAATACGGGGTGGCCCCCGGTCAGGCAGTGGTACTCTATGATGAAGACCGCGTACTGGGTGGCGGCTGGATTATGTAA
- a CDS encoding cation diffusion facilitator family transporter — MAQSNSRFAVIAALIGNALITVAKGATFLITGSGAMLSETIHSVADFLNQVLLLIGLVRADQAPDKRFEYGYAGERYVWALISAVGIFFLGCGVTIYHGVQSLFHPPDLVLGEMNWAIAALLFALVIDGIVFYLALKGEWKNAAREGRPFHQYLRKEADPAAVAVILEDGAACVGVIIALISILLTQMTGQHYWDAIGSIGIGILLGGIAIWLIIRNQELLVGPSIPPRTREQVERILKNNPLVEDVLDLRSRILSIDNYRIKADLSFNSQELSKRLKKKALAAYPEIKSEQDFELFCQNYTEDVLTMLADEIDKIEAEIQRQVPEAQHLDLEAN; from the coding sequence ATGGCCCAAAGCAATTCCCGGTTCGCAGTGATTGCGGCTTTAATTGGAAATGCCTTAATCACAGTTGCCAAAGGAGCAACCTTTCTGATTACCGGCTCCGGTGCCATGCTGTCCGAAACCATTCACTCGGTTGCCGACTTTCTGAATCAGGTGCTGTTACTGATTGGTCTGGTCCGCGCTGATCAGGCACCTGACAAACGATTTGAATACGGCTATGCAGGCGAGCGGTATGTCTGGGCACTCATTTCAGCCGTCGGTATCTTCTTTCTGGGCTGTGGTGTGACCATTTATCACGGAGTGCAGTCCCTGTTCCATCCACCAGACCTGGTGTTAGGGGAAATGAACTGGGCCATCGCAGCTCTACTGTTCGCCCTGGTGATTGATGGCATCGTATTTTATCTGGCACTTAAAGGGGAGTGGAAAAATGCCGCCCGCGAAGGTCGGCCGTTCCATCAATATCTGCGCAAAGAAGCAGACCCGGCTGCTGTAGCCGTCATTCTGGAAGACGGTGCCGCTTGCGTAGGAGTAATCATCGCTCTGATTTCAATTCTGTTGACTCAGATGACGGGGCAGCATTACTGGGATGCCATCGGTTCAATCGGCATTGGCATATTACTGGGGGGAATCGCTATCTGGCTGATCATTCGCAATCAGGAATTGCTGGTCGGGCCCAGTATTCCTCCCCGCACCCGAGAACAGGTTGAACGCATCCTGAAAAACAATCCTCTGGTTGAAGATGTCCTCGATCTCCGTTCACGCATCCTTTCTATTGATAATTACCGCATCAAAGCGGATCTCAGTTTCAACTCCCAAGAACTGTCTAAACGACTCAAGAAAAAAGCGCTGGCTGCTTATCCGGAAATCAAAAGCGAACAGGATTTCGAATTGTTTTGTCAGAACTATACAGAAGATGTTTTAACGATGCTGGCTGACGAAATTGATAAAATCGAGGCGGAAATCCAGCGTCAGGTTCCCGAGGCACAACATCTGGACCTGGAAGCGAATTAA
- a CDS encoding ATP-grasp domain-containing protein, producing the protein MSNLILFPHEAFSRNEIDSAFSEEHRAALKAGWKTVFYDHDALTQGDTGITVQGLPVTTRSQKLILRGWMLPGEIYAKLYESVRSKGYQLVTTPEAYEEARYLPLAYPLIKEQTSRTTWISGDDIESAWQLYSNFADSDVIIKDWVKSAKNRWNDGCFIPAGTDEKRFKRIYKVFREERGNLFNRGIVLREFMPLISHGNDMRGMPLVEETRLFFWNGKPVVLPLPNSALPPDGIKRWEDIAGQFKSPFITIDVAALTDGTYKIVETGDGGVSGLPVDLDPMLFYRSLSECVNQ; encoded by the coding sequence ATGTCCAATCTCATTCTCTTTCCTCATGAAGCGTTCTCTCGTAATGAAATCGACTCTGCATTCTCGGAGGAACATAGAGCGGCACTGAAAGCGGGATGGAAAACGGTTTTCTATGATCATGACGCACTTACACAGGGTGATACTGGAATTACGGTGCAGGGTCTACCTGTGACAACGCGTTCACAGAAACTCATCTTAAGGGGCTGGATGCTCCCGGGAGAGATCTATGCAAAACTGTACGAATCCGTACGATCAAAGGGATACCAACTGGTAACAACACCAGAAGCCTATGAAGAAGCGCGCTATCTTCCACTGGCGTATCCACTCATCAAAGAACAGACCTCCCGCACCACCTGGATTTCAGGTGATGATATTGAATCGGCGTGGCAACTCTATTCCAATTTCGCTGATTCCGACGTCATTATCAAAGACTGGGTAAAGTCTGCAAAAAATCGCTGGAATGATGGATGCTTTATTCCCGCTGGTACCGATGAAAAGAGGTTTAAAAGAATCTACAAGGTCTTCCGGGAAGAACGAGGGAATTTATTCAATCGCGGTATCGTGTTGCGAGAGTTCATGCCTCTCATATCACATGGAAATGATATGCGTGGCATGCCTCTTGTTGAAGAAACACGACTCTTTTTCTGGAATGGAAAACCCGTCGTCCTTCCTCTTCCTAACAGCGCTTTACCACCGGACGGAATTAAGAGATGGGAGGACATCGCTGGTCAGTTTAAATCTCCATTTATTACGATTGATGTTGCTGCGCTGACGGACGGTACATACAAAATTGTGGAAACCGGAGATGGTGGCGTCTCAGGACTGCCTGTAGATCTCGATCCCATGCTTTTTTATAGATCACTCTCAGAATGTGTGAATCAATGA